In Thermofilum pendens Hrk 5, the sequence CTTCGCAGTGCTGGGCGTGCTGTTCTTCGTGTGCGCCTCCCTGCTCATAGACCCGCTGGTCTCGTCGCTCGGAGGGCTCGGGCTGGGTGGTTGAAAGTGAGAGAAGCCTTACTGCTCGCCTGGCTCTCACCCTATGTTGGGACCCTGGCGGTCCTGCTCGCCAACAGGTACTCGTGGAGGGTTAAGTCCGCGATATCCATACTCTCCATACTGGTCTCGGCCTTAACGTCCACGTATGCCGCCGCGGAGTTCCTGTCCTCGAAGGAGCCCATACACCTGCAGTACACGTGGGTCGGCTCCCTAGGCGTGACCGTGGGGGTCTTCTTCGACGGGCTCTCGACGCTCATGGCCCTCGTCGTGTCCTGGCTCTGCTTCCTGATCGCCGTTTACAGCTACGAGTACATGAGAGGGGAGGTCGGCGAGACGCGGTACTGGCTGTTCTTCACGTTCTTCGTGGGGAGCATGATGCTACTCGTGCTCTCCGACAACCTGGTATCCCTCTTCGTAGGATGGGAGGGCACCGGCCTCGCGAGCTACGCGCTCATAGGGCACTGGTTCACAGACGAGGAGGAGCGCATGGTGGGCGACTACGGTAGGAGGGCCCTGGGCGTACCGATGTGGTCCGAGCCAAGCCACTCCGGGCTGAGGGCCATAGTCTTCACGAGGCTCGGAGACGTCGGAATGGTTGTAGGCATAGCCACGCTACACACGTTGCTAGGCACGACGCTGATACCGGCGGTGGCGCAGGCCTCGTGGGCCTCCGAGCTCTTCGCCAGGGGCGTGCTACCGGCGTTCCTGTGGCTCCTGTTCCTGGGGGCCCTCGCGAAGAGCGCGCAGTTCCCGTTCCACGAGTGGCTCGTGACGGCGATGACGGGCCCGACCTCTGTGAGCGCGTTGATACACGCAGCCACGATGGTAAAGGCGGGGGTCTACTTCGCCCTGAGGTTTGCGCCCATACTCGTAGCCGCCTATCTAGCCCTGGAGCCCGTAGGGGGCTCCGCGGTGGTGCAGGGGTTCCTCGGAGGCCTAGCCTTGCTGGGCGCGTTCACCGCGTTCATGATGGCCACGATGGCCGTTGTAAGCAGGGAGCTTAAACTCGTACTAGCCTTCTCGACTGCCAGCCAGCTCGGCTACATGTTCCTGGGCGTGGCGGCGGGTACGCTGGCCGCGGGCGCGGTCGGCGGGCTCTACGCGGGCTTCTCGCATCTCATGAGCCACGCTGTCTTCAAGGCTTCCCTGTTCCTGGCGGCAGGCGCCGTGATACACGCCGTTCACTCGAGGTTCATCGACGACATGGGCGGGCTCTCGAAGGACATGCCGCTGACAGCCGCCGCCTTCCTGCTCGCCGCCCTCAGCCTAGCCGGAGTCCCTCCGTTCGCGGGGTTCTGGACAAAGGACGAGGTGATACACGCGTCTATAGAGGCGGGGCTCGCCCTGCCGGCAACGCTGGCCGTAGTCACCGCCGCCCTCACGGCGGCCTATACCGCGAGGGTTTTCTCGAGGGTTTTCCTCGGCAAAGCCCACCACGAGGGACACGAGCCGGGGGTGTTCATGGTGGCTCCCTACCTGTTGCTCGGGCTCGCGAGCCTCGGCCTCGGGCTGGCTTGGCCCTACGCTTCGAGGGGCATCGAGGAGGCGTTATCCCACAGCGTTGGCGGCGAGCTGAGCCTTCACACCGCGGAGGCCAAAGGAGCCGGCTGGGTGCTTGAAGCCACGGTAACGCTGGTACTGGTTGTCTTCGCGGCAACTCTGTACCTCTACGCCGCGAGGGGAGTAACCCCCTACCAGGACGTAAAGGGCACTGTGCTCGAAAAGGTGCACGCATTCCTGTACGACCGCTGGTACCTGAACGCGGTTTACTACAGGGTCGTCGTGGGAGGCTTCCGGCGTGCGTCGTCCTCCGCGAGCAAGTACGTGGACGGCCTGCTCGTGGACGGCTTCTACCACAAAGCCCTGCCTAGGCTCTTCCAGGGCCTGGTGTTCATCAGCTCCAGGTACGTCGAGTCGAACTGGGACAAGGCTCTGCACGTCCACCTCGTCGACGCGTTCAGAGGCCTGTGGGCGTCTTTCAGGAGGATGCAGACAGGCAAGGCTCCAACGTACCTCGTGTACCTCTGGGTAGGGCTCGCCGCCCTCATACTCGCTCTCGCGATTGCGGGGTGGTTGCCGTGAACCCTGCGCAGACGGTAACAGCGGCGACGGGGTTGCTGGCCGCCGTAGCCGCTCTCTCGCCGTACTTCAAGGGGAAGACTAGGCAGTTGCTCGCCTTAACTCTGCTCGACGTCGCGCTCGCCGCTCTCGCAGAGCTCCACGTGATCTTCTCGGGCGGCCTAAGTCAGGGGGAGCTCCTAGCGGATAGGTACGCCGCGTTGCTGGCGCTGGTATTCCTCCTCGACCTCTCGATAGTCCTTCTGGGATCGTCGTCCACGGTAGCCCAGTACGAGGAAGGCAACGCGCTGATCGGAGCGGTAGCGCTGGCGGCCGCCGGGCTCCTCGGGATTAGCGTCTCGGGCACGGTGCCGCTCCTCCTCGTATCGTGGGTCCTCGTGTCAGCCGCTAGCTACGCGTCCATAGCCCTGCCCAGGGACAAGTACTCCGCCTCCGGCGCCTCCAAGTACGGCCTGATGAGCCTCGCCTCGTCCATGCTGCTCCTAACGGCCCTCGGCCTCGCATCGTTCAACAGCCCGTCCCTAAGCCTACCGAGCGTGGTTCCCGCCGGGCGCGAGGTGGCGGCCCTCGCCCTAGCGTTCACCGTGGCATCGGTTGGCTTCAAGGCGGGCGCCTTCCCCTTCCACGCGTGGCTGCCGGACACGTACGGGGTATCCGACCCCTACCCCGTCTCGATCGTGGCTCCCCTATCCAAGGGCGCCGTGCTACTAGCGTTCTATAAGGTCTCTGCCATCCTGGCCCCCGAGGCGCGCCAAGAGTGGCTTTGGATCGTGGGGCTGATAGCGCTACTCACGATGACTTACGGCAACATAACGGCGCTCCTCCAGAGGGGGTTCCAGGGGCTACTCGCCTACAGCAGCATCGCGCACGCAGGCTACCTCCTCGTCGGAGTAGCCGCGCTATCCTCGCAGCAAGCCGCGCCGACAGCTCTCTACGGCCTCGTGTTACAGCTAGCCGCGTACTCCTTCGCCAAGACGGGGCTATTCCTACTGGCACGGCTGGCGAGAGCCCGGGAAGGCCCCCCAGTCGCGCTCGACGACCTCAGAGGCTTATCCACCGTCGATAAGCCCCTAGCGGCGTCCGCGACGATACTAGTCCTAAGCCTCATGGGGATGCCGCCGCTCGCCGGCTTCTGGGGCAAGCTGTTCATCTTTCTCGCGGCCGTAGGCCCGGCGCCCTGGCTCACCGCGGTTGCGCTGATAAACACGGGTATAGCCGCCGCCTACTACGCGAGGATAATAAAGGCGGTGTACTTCGAGCCGGGGAAGCCCCACCTCTACGCGGACAGGGGCCTGAAAGTCGTCATCGTGGTCACCGCGGCCGCGAGCCTCCTCGCGGGTCTTGTCCCTCTAGTGCTCCCCCCAGCCTGAACCCCTAAACCTGTATTTTTTACGACTTCCCTTCGGATAACCCTGAAAATTTTTCCTCCATCTTCGAGTAAGCGTTAAAAAGGCGTAGAGGAGCTTCCCTCTATGCAGGGAGAAGACTTCGAAAGGGCTTTCAAGCAGCTCCGCGACAAGGGCGTAAAGTTCTTCGAGGTTGTATTCCAGGATCTCGGAGGAGTTCTACGGGGCAGGGTTCTAAAGCCGGAGAAGCCCGACGACGTTGCGCGCGGCTTCAGGATAGACGCGTTCAGCACGGGTTTCAGCGGCGTCGAGGACTCCGACGCAACGTTGCTACCGGACCTCTCCACGCTGAGAGTATACGAGTCCTCGATAGGTAGGACAGGCTTCCTCATAGGGGACCTCTACCGCGGGGGCAAGCCCATGGAGACGTACCCGAGGAACCTGCTGAAGAAGTGGGAGGCGGAGTCCAGGTACAAGGTCCTGCTGGGGGCGGAGCTCGAGTTCTACCTGGCGAGGGACTACAAGCCAGTGGACAACGGCGGCTACATGTACGTCTCCCCCTACTCGACCGTGTACCCCGTGATCGCAGAGATAGTCACGAAAGCGGAGGAAGCGGGGCTAGCGCTGAAAGCCGCGCACCACGAGGTAGGCCCCGGGCAGTACGAGGTGTTACCGACGCCC encodes:
- a CDS encoding NADH-quinone oxidoreductase subunit L, translating into MREALLLAWLSPYVGTLAVLLANRYSWRVKSAISILSILVSALTSTYAAAEFLSSKEPIHLQYTWVGSLGVTVGVFFDGLSTLMALVVSWLCFLIAVYSYEYMRGEVGETRYWLFFTFFVGSMMLLVLSDNLVSLFVGWEGTGLASYALIGHWFTDEEERMVGDYGRRALGVPMWSEPSHSGLRAIVFTRLGDVGMVVGIATLHTLLGTTLIPAVAQASWASELFARGVLPAFLWLLFLGALAKSAQFPFHEWLVTAMTGPTSVSALIHAATMVKAGVYFALRFAPILVAAYLALEPVGGSAVVQGFLGGLALLGAFTAFMMATMAVVSRELKLVLAFSTASQLGYMFLGVAAGTLAAGAVGGLYAGFSHLMSHAVFKASLFLAAGAVIHAVHSRFIDDMGGLSKDMPLTAAAFLLAALSLAGVPPFAGFWTKDEVIHASIEAGLALPATLAVVTAALTAAYTARVFSRVFLGKAHHEGHEPGVFMVAPYLLLGLASLGLGLAWPYASRGIEEALSHSVGGELSLHTAEAKGAGWVLEATVTLVLVVFAATLYLYAARGVTPYQDVKGTVLEKVHAFLYDRWYLNAVYYRVVVGGFRRASSSASKYVDGLLVDGFYHKALPRLFQGLVFISSRYVESNWDKALHVHLVDAFRGLWASFRRMQTGKAPTYLVYLWVGLAALILALAIAGWLP
- a CDS encoding NADH-quinone oxidoreductase subunit N — translated: MNPAQTVTAATGLLAAVAALSPYFKGKTRQLLALTLLDVALAALAELHVIFSGGLSQGELLADRYAALLALVFLLDLSIVLLGSSSTVAQYEEGNALIGAVALAAAGLLGISVSGTVPLLLVSWVLVSAASYASIALPRDKYSASGASKYGLMSLASSMLLLTALGLASFNSPSLSLPSVVPAGREVAALALAFTVASVGFKAGAFPFHAWLPDTYGVSDPYPVSIVAPLSKGAVLLAFYKVSAILAPEARQEWLWIVGLIALLTMTYGNITALLQRGFQGLLAYSSIAHAGYLLVGVAALSSQQAAPTALYGLVLQLAAYSFAKTGLFLLARLARAREGPPVALDDLRGLSTVDKPLAASATILVLSLMGMPPLAGFWGKLFIFLAAVGPAPWLTAVALINTGIAAAYYARIIKAVYFEPGKPHLYADRGLKVVIVVTAAASLLAGLVPLVLPPA